The Clostridia bacterium genome includes a window with the following:
- a CDS encoding apolipoprotein A1/A4/E family protein has product MDIKDKIEDIKDKAEDKVKDTVEGAKDKVLEIRDEAEDKVKGAIEGAKEKAMEMRDEAEDKVKGAVEGAKDKVLEIRDEAEDKVKGAAEGVKEKAIEIRDEAEDKVKDAAEGVKDKALEMRDEAEDKVKDAVEGAKEKAMEAREEAEAKAKEKLREAKEKAQEARDEAKLKVEDAKETLKQKAHESLDKTDIDDKIKAGIGDLKNKAQEALDKTDIDDKIKAGVGDLKNKAQEALDKTDIDDKIKAGVGDLKNKAQEALDKTDIDDKIKAGVGDLKSKAQEALDKTDIDDKIKAGFSSLKEKFTKK; this is encoded by the coding sequence ATGGATATTAAAGATAAAATTGAGGACATTAAGGACAAGGCTGAGGACAAAGTAAAAGACACGGTAGAAGGCGCAAAGGACAAAGTTTTGGAAATACGCGACGAGGCCGAGGACAAAGTAAAAGGCGCGATAGAGGGCGCTAAGGAAAAGGCTATGGAAATGCGCGACGAGGCTGAAGACAAAGTAAAAGGCGCGGTAGAGGGCGCTAAGGACAAAGTTTTGGAAATACGTGATGAGGCCGAGGACAAAGTAAAAGGCGCGGCAGAAGGCGTAAAGGAGAAGGCAATCGAAATACGAGACGAGGCCGAAGATAAAGTTAAGGATGCGGCAGAAGGAGTAAAGGACAAGGCGCTCGAAATGCGTGACGAGGCTGAAGACAAAGTAAAGGACGCGGTCGAGGGCGCAAAAGAGAAGGCTATGGAAGCGCGTGAAGAGGCTGAGGCAAAGGCAAAAGAGAAGCTGCGCGAAGCAAAAGAAAAAGCGCAGGAAGCTCGCGATGAGGCCAAATTAAAAGTTGAGGATGCTAAGGAAACACTGAAGCAAAAAGCGCATGAATCACTTGATAAGACAGACATTGACGACAAGATAAAGGCAGGCATCGGCGATCTGAAGAATAAGGCGCAGGAAGCGCTCGATAAGACGGACATCGACGACAAGATCAAAGCAGGCGTCGGTGATTTAAAGAACAAGGCACAGGAAGCGCTCGATAAGACGGACATCGACGACAAGATCAAAGCAGGCGTCGGCGATCTGAAGAATAAGGCGCAGGAAGCGCTCGACAAGACGGATATCGACGATAAGATCAAAGCAGGTGTGGGCGACTTAAAGAGCAAAGCGCAGGAAGCGCTTGACAAGACGGATATAGACGACAAGATCAAAGCAGGATTCAGCAGTTTAAAAGAGAAGTTTACAAAAAAATAA
- a CDS encoding phosphoribosylanthranilate isomerase, which produces MKIKICGLMRKEDVKLLGDLSADVAGFVTEYPARVPWNLKRDEAARLIVAAPPNLKTCVVTGGEREKIIGLISKLRPDYVQLHYKETLSDTEYIVRSLSPLGIGVIKTMPFTSEERLRQFKTADIKECTRLLGRAGVYAILCDPRTPQNAAEGSMPADIGMFEEIRSISRVPVILAGGITPDNIEDVALKISPYMADIMTGVETCPGIKDENRLREVLKFRSRV; this is translated from the coding sequence ATGAAAATAAAAATATGCGGACTTATGCGTAAGGAAGACGTAAAGCTTCTGGGCGACCTTTCGGCGGACGTCGCGGGTTTTGTTACCGAATATCCCGCGCGGGTGCCGTGGAATTTAAAAAGAGACGAGGCGGCGCGTCTTATCGTCGCCGCGCCGCCGAACCTCAAAACGTGCGTTGTTACGGGCGGGGAAAGAGAAAAGATAATCGGGCTCATATCCAAGCTTCGCCCCGATTATGTGCAGCTTCATTATAAAGAGACGCTTAGCGACACAGAATATATAGTGCGAAGTCTTTCGCCGTTGGGTATAGGTGTTATAAAGACTATGCCGTTTACAAGCGAGGAGCGCCTGCGCCAGTTTAAAACGGCAGACATAAAAGAATGTACGCGCCTTCTTGGAAGAGCAGGCGTATATGCGATACTTTGCGATCCGCGCACGCCGCAAAACGCCGCCGAAGGCAGCATGCCTGCCGATATAGGAATGTTTGAAGAGATAAGAAGTATAAGCCGCGTTCCGGTGATACTCGCGGGAGGAATAACTCCCGATAATATCGAAGACGTCGCCTTAAAAATATCTCCATATATGGCAGATATAATGACGGGCGTTGAAACATGCCCGGGAATAAAAGATGAAAACAGGCTGCGCGAGGTATTAAAATTCCGTTCTCGCGTATAA
- a CDS encoding indole-3-glycerol-phosphate synthase, which produces MMLFSDSIKKKKETGIVPVIPDIKLISPKEGELTRGRDPVAMAMLFESLGAPALSVVTEQKHFGGSVRLLKSITSAVNIPVLRKDFITDESELYITKEAGASAVLLICAVTERQILKRLYYKALEMGLEPLVETHTKEQLMLSRELGAKLVGINNRDITGLEKDSGGVSHTKLLAAYAPKDACIISESGIETPGDARDAIEYGADAALVGTALWKAADTAKFYREMCGGEMR; this is translated from the coding sequence ATGATGCTCTTTTCGGACTCCATAAAAAAGAAGAAGGAAACGGGGATCGTTCCCGTTATCCCCGATATAAAGCTGATATCGCCTAAAGAGGGAGAACTTACAAGGGGACGCGATCCTGTGGCTATGGCAATGCTTTTTGAGAGCTTAGGGGCGCCTGCGCTGTCGGTAGTAACGGAGCAAAAGCATTTCGGCGGCTCTGTCCGGCTTTTAAAAAGTATAACTTCCGCCGTTAATATACCGGTGCTGAGAAAGGATTTTATAACGGACGAGTCAGAGCTATACATAACAAAAGAAGCGGGCGCGTCAGCCGTGCTGCTCATATGCGCTGTGACTGAAAGACAGATCCTTAAAAGGCTTTATTATAAAGCTTTAGAGATGGGGCTTGAACCGCTTGTCGAGACGCATACAAAAGAGCAGCTTATGCTTTCACGCGAACTGGGAGCAAAGCTTGTGGGGATAAACAATCGCGATATTACGGGACTTGAAAAAGACTCGGGTGGCGTTTCTCATACGAAGCTTCTCGCCGCATATGCGCCAAAGGACGCGTGCATCATAAGCGAGAGCGGCATAGAAACGCCCGGGGATGCAAGGGATGCCATAGAATACGGCGCAGATGCGGCGCTTGTCGGCACGGCGCTGTGGAAAGCCGCAGACACGGCAAAGTTTTACCGAGAAATGTGCGGCGGTGAGATGCGATGA
- the trpD gene encoding anthranilate phosphoribosyltransferase, with product MYKDILTKLTTRQNLSADEIFALIAAINKNEVSDVQIAGFQVALLMKGASLPEIAAIAKAMRVNCVPLRPKVDFELMDTCGTGGGLSTFNISTATALVAAAGGIPIAKHGSRSISSLSGSADVLEALGVNINLTPEQVEKLIEDVGIAFIYAPLFHPVMGKVLPPETELGIKTIFYTIIGPLINPAFAPRHLLGVYKEELLDTVTYVAKELGYTRAMFVYGVDGLDEISLIGETKVNELKDGEVKKYIMAPEDFGLKRCRLDDIKTGTPEVNAATINGVFSGEIKDARRDAIVFNSAGALYVGGKCESIKDGIELAASLIDSGAAEKKLSVLKEKSNSF from the coding sequence CGCTGATAGCAGCTATAAATAAAAATGAGGTATCAGATGTGCAGATAGCCGGTTTTCAGGTGGCGCTTTTAATGAAGGGCGCGTCTCTTCCCGAAATAGCCGCAATAGCCAAGGCTATGAGAGTAAACTGCGTTCCGCTTCGCCCAAAGGTCGATTTTGAGCTTATGGACACCTGCGGCACCGGCGGCGGCCTCAGCACCTTTAATATTTCAACGGCGACGGCGCTTGTTGCGGCGGCGGGCGGCATACCGATAGCAAAGCACGGCAGCCGTTCGATATCAAGCCTTTCGGGAAGCGCAGACGTATTGGAGGCGCTCGGAGTAAATATAAACCTTACGCCCGAACAGGTCGAGAAGCTTATAGAAGATGTTGGTATAGCATTTATTTACGCACCGCTTTTTCATCCCGTTATGGGCAAGGTGCTTCCGCCCGAAACGGAGCTTGGCATAAAGACGATCTTCTATACGATAATCGGTCCGCTTATAAATCCCGCATTTGCGCCCAGGCATCTTTTGGGCGTATACAAGGAGGAGCTTTTGGATACCGTAACATATGTGGCAAAAGAGCTTGGCTATACGAGAGCCATGTTCGTTTACGGAGTGGACGGTCTTGACGAGATATCTCTTATCGGAGAAACGAAGGTAAACGAGCTTAAAGACGGAGAGGTCAAAAAATACATAATGGCTCCCGAGGATTTCGGGCTTAAAAGATGCAGGCTTGATGATATAAAGACAGGAACGCCTGAGGTGAATGCGGCGACGATAAACGGCGTTTTTTCGGGAGAGATAAAAGATGCAAGGCGTGATGCGATCGTATTTAATTCGGCGGGTGCGCTGTATGTGGGCGGAAAATGCGAGAGCATTAAGGACGGAATAGAGCTGGCGGCTTCGCTTATTGACAGCGGTGCGGCCGAAAAGAAGCTTTCGGTTCTGAAAGAAAAGTCGAATTCTTTTTAG